The DNA region ATAGAATCTTTTAGTTCAAATACACTGTCTATACTCGTTCGAACACCAGTATTCAGCAATACTGCATCATTATTTAATATCATAACGTCACCATACTCAAGTGCTGTTAATGAGTTATTAACTTGAACAGGAAAAGTCTCTTCATCAAGCCACGTTTGAAACAATTGATGAGATAGAACATATTCAGGTTTTCTCATAGATGTGCCTGCTTCACCTGGAAGGACAATATTTCCAAATACACACACCAAATCGCGAACATAAACTCGGTTTATGAGCTTGTTATGAAATGACAAATCATGTTCAGGTAAATATTTGGAGTAATCGATGACATTGACTCCTTCTTTTTCTAATGCATTAACCATATTATCGAAGTCCTGTTGAGCTTTTTTCATTTTAACAGGCTTCTTCCATTGCATATATTCTGCTGTTTGCTTATCTGGAATATCTATCTTTGAAGGAGAGCACACAATTACCGTTTTAAGTTCAGAAAATTCATCCCAACAATTTGGATTAATCCTCATCTCAACCTTGACTCCTTTAGGGAACTATTTATTTATATATCATTTCCTGTTTAAGTATGCTCATGCCATATTTTCAAATAAAGTTCGCCGGCAATACTATCACTTTTAAACTTAATAT from Bacillus solimangrovi includes:
- a CDS encoding arginine deiminase family protein; this encodes MRINPNCWDEFSELKTVIVCSPSKIDIPDKQTAEYMQWKKPVKMKKAQQDFDNMVNALEKEGVNVIDYSKYLPEHDLSFHNKLINRVYVRDLVCVFGNIVLPGEAGTSMRKPEYVLSHQLFQTWLDEETFPVQVNNSLTALEYGDVMILNNDAVLLNTGVRTSIDSVFELKDSIFKAGFSEIGVIDLPRRSDTLHIDMNGNVAGKDLFIAKSYMKFLPIQVLTEKASTYQMANEFLNRHGFDIEWTTEITHTLADINFLNINSETILISKKANQNIFKHHPKLQKKRFIEIDVNELEKGGGGIRCMTLPIERGNYS